Proteins encoded in a region of the Sphingopyxis sp. OAS728 genome:
- a CDS encoding Crp/Fnr family transcriptional regulator: protein MRRLLLDAPLARRARQAGPLTGRSFKGHHSLPRAVRTLRPLLPFPGRERNNPARFRFFNGNLPTAESLMSNAPHVPWMEYHADALKLGPLSIFIQKLLNRSPLSSSDQRAIAALPHRMQSVDADTDILSEGDHVGQCPILLDGLVYRSKVAAEGGRQIVALKIPGDILDFQSAYLRQADHDIRSLTSATLAFVALGDLEKLVLSRPAIARAFVVDTLLEGSIAREWLLNVGRRDAEARLAHLLCEIFCRIGEIAGLPVPDLDVPLKQEQLADLLGLTPVHINRMLKRLEEKGAVVRVGRRTRVSNLSTLRSISGFSDTYLHRQNLYESYSPA, encoded by the coding sequence TTGAGAAGGCTGCTTCTCGATGCGCCGCTGGCCCGGCGTGCGCGGCAGGCTGGTCCGTTGACGGGCCGCTCCTTCAAGGGGCACCATTCGCTGCCGCGCGCCGTTCGCACATTGCGTCCTCTTCTCCCGTTCCCTGGCCGTGAGCGGAACAATCCCGCGCGCTTCCGGTTTTTTAACGGCAACTTACCGACAGCGGAGAGTTTGATGAGCAATGCGCCGCACGTCCCATGGATGGAGTATCACGCCGACGCATTGAAGCTTGGCCCGCTCAGCATCTTTATCCAGAAGCTGCTCAATCGCAGTCCTTTGTCTTCAAGCGACCAGCGTGCCATCGCGGCCCTGCCGCACAGGATGCAGAGCGTCGACGCGGACACGGACATATTGAGCGAAGGCGATCATGTTGGTCAGTGCCCGATCCTGCTCGACGGACTAGTGTATCGCTCCAAGGTCGCAGCCGAGGGCGGCCGGCAAATTGTCGCGTTGAAGATCCCGGGCGACATACTCGATTTTCAGTCTGCTTATCTGCGACAGGCCGATCACGACATCCGCAGCCTGACATCTGCGACCCTCGCGTTTGTGGCTCTCGGCGATCTGGAGAAACTGGTACTCTCGAGGCCGGCGATCGCCCGTGCGTTCGTCGTCGACACCTTGCTCGAGGGATCGATTGCGCGCGAATGGCTTTTGAATGTCGGTCGGCGCGATGCGGAAGCGCGGCTCGCGCACCTGCTTTGCGAGATTTTCTGTCGTATCGGCGAAATCGCGGGGCTTCCGGTGCCGGATCTCGACGTGCCGTTGAAACAGGAGCAACTCGCCGACCTTCTCGGATTGACGCCGGTGCATATCAACAGAATGCTCAAGCGTCTCGAAGAGAAGGGCGCGGTCGTGCGCGTCGGCAGACGTACGCGCGTGAGCAATCTCTCGACATTGAGGAGTATTTCGGGATTTTCCGATACATATCTGCACCGGCAGAATCTCTATGAATCATATTCGCCGGCTTAG
- a CDS encoding PAS domain S-box protein, with the protein MQTLEDELSDIFPGQSEMAAVMRAHDWGSTSLGDPRGWPEALKIPLSMLLTSKFEMWLGWGPDLNFFYNDAYIPTLGIKHPDMLGKPFREVWSEVYDEVAGQVGRVRAGEATWNAELLLLLERSGFPEETYHSFSYSPLYESDGSVGGLLCVVTEDTARVIARRRMETLQTLGASLANAGDRPSVMKAVYTALASNRRDFPFVALDIEGAEDGAGPQLIAAARVSPAEFTEAGSTVDLPQAAGLPRGDWDLDPKKAVAMAIPGPAGREKLGSLLLGLNPYRGEDDTILDLARLIASQIGGALANVAALEVERRRADRIWSVSRDLMVVVDGEGKFHSVSPSWTRILGHAPQDVVGRVFADFMHPEDVAPSRAALDRAMSGGDLTNYENRLHALDGSYRRIEWHTTLEEGLVFAYGRDVTERRQVEEALNNSQEQFRHLVQGVTDYAIYMLDLDGNVSSWNEGARRIKGYEPQEIIGEHFSRFYTEEDRANGEPARALETARDEGRFLAEGWRVRKDGERFRASVVIDAIRDDEGRPIGFAKITRDITERELAQQELEAARETLFQSQKMEAIGQLTGGVAHDFNNLLMAVLSSLDLLRKRLPDDPLAERFLNNAIEGAKRGATLTQRMLAFARRQQLDVHSIDLTQLLSGMSDLVQRSIGPEWPISTGFPLKLPAVRADGNQLEMALLNLIVNARDASPSGGKIKISADVHALRDGAVEGLPAGSYVRLVVKDQGSGMDAETLRRATEPFFTTKGVGKGTGLGLPMVHGMTRQIGGSFELQSRPGEGASAILWLPVDEAQPVVSQPVTEEDSVPAAERRLKILAVDDDALVLMNTAALLEDLGHEAIEADSAAQALEIILEREDIDLVITDQAMPDMTGVELITSMQPKRASVPVIIASGYGEGVEVPGRDVIHLSKPFSQKQLAKAIDAAAGSAPLAPRFGSKPSD; encoded by the coding sequence ATGCAAACGCTCGAAGATGAACTCTCCGATATCTTTCCGGGGCAAAGTGAAATGGCCGCGGTGATGCGAGCACATGACTGGGGATCGACATCGCTTGGAGATCCCCGCGGCTGGCCCGAGGCGCTCAAGATTCCGCTCTCGATGCTCCTGACCTCGAAATTCGAAATGTGGCTCGGCTGGGGACCCGATCTCAATTTCTTTTACAACGATGCCTATATTCCGACGCTGGGAATCAAGCATCCGGACATGCTCGGGAAGCCGTTTCGCGAAGTATGGTCGGAAGTTTACGACGAGGTCGCGGGCCAGGTCGGCCGCGTACGGGCAGGCGAGGCGACATGGAATGCGGAACTGCTTCTCCTGCTCGAACGAAGCGGATTTCCCGAAGAAACATATCACAGCTTCTCCTATAGTCCGCTGTACGAAAGCGACGGGAGCGTCGGCGGGCTCCTCTGCGTGGTCACGGAGGACACGGCGCGGGTCATCGCGCGGCGGCGTATGGAGACATTGCAGACACTGGGTGCGTCGCTCGCGAACGCTGGCGACCGGCCCTCGGTCATGAAAGCCGTCTACACCGCGCTGGCAAGCAATCGCCGCGACTTTCCGTTTGTCGCACTCGATATCGAGGGCGCGGAAGACGGCGCAGGGCCGCAGCTGATCGCCGCCGCTCGCGTATCACCCGCCGAGTTTACAGAGGCGGGATCGACCGTCGACCTGCCGCAGGCCGCGGGACTGCCGCGCGGCGACTGGGATCTCGACCCGAAAAAGGCTGTCGCGATGGCCATTCCGGGTCCGGCGGGCCGCGAGAAGCTCGGGTCGTTGCTCCTTGGCCTCAATCCTTATCGCGGCGAAGACGACACCATCCTCGATCTCGCGCGCCTCATCGCGTCGCAAATCGGCGGAGCGCTCGCCAATGTCGCCGCGCTCGAGGTCGAGCGCCGCCGCGCGGATCGCATCTGGAGCGTATCACGCGATCTGATGGTCGTGGTCGATGGCGAGGGAAAATTTCATTCGGTCAGCCCGTCCTGGACGCGCATCCTTGGACACGCGCCCCAGGATGTCGTCGGGCGCGTTTTTGCCGACTTTATGCACCCTGAGGACGTTGCGCCGAGCCGCGCGGCGCTCGATCGCGCGATGAGCGGCGGAGATCTCACCAATTATGAGAATCGTCTCCACGCACTCGACGGGAGCTACCGCCGGATCGAATGGCACACGACCCTCGAGGAGGGGCTGGTCTTTGCCTATGGCCGCGACGTAACCGAGAGGCGGCAGGTCGAGGAAGCGCTCAATAACAGCCAGGAGCAGTTCCGGCATCTTGTCCAAGGCGTGACCGACTACGCGATCTACATGCTCGATCTCGATGGCAATGTCTCGAGCTGGAACGAAGGCGCACGCCGGATCAAGGGTTATGAACCCCAAGAGATCATCGGCGAACATTTCTCCCGATTCTATACCGAAGAGGATCGCGCCAACGGCGAACCCGCGCGGGCGCTCGAGACGGCACGGGACGAGGGACGGTTTCTTGCCGAGGGATGGCGGGTGCGCAAGGACGGCGAGCGCTTCAGGGCGAGCGTCGTGATCGACGCGATCCGGGACGATGAGGGCAGGCCGATCGGCTTTGCGAAGATCACCCGGGACATCACCGAGCGCGAACTGGCGCAGCAGGAACTCGAAGCCGCCCGCGAAACGCTGTTCCAGTCGCAGAAGATGGAAGCGATCGGTCAGCTCACGGGGGGCGTTGCGCACGACTTCAACAATCTGCTGATGGCGGTTCTGAGCAGCCTCGACCTGCTGCGCAAACGTCTTCCCGACGATCCCCTTGCCGAGCGTTTTCTCAACAACGCGATCGAGGGAGCAAAGCGTGGCGCCACCCTAACACAGCGTATGCTTGCCTTCGCCCGGCGGCAGCAACTTGACGTCCATTCAATCGATCTTACGCAGCTTCTCTCGGGCATGAGCGACCTTGTGCAGCGATCGATCGGGCCGGAATGGCCGATATCGACGGGCTTTCCGCTCAAGCTGCCGGCAGTGCGCGCAGACGGCAACCAGCTCGAGATGGCGCTACTCAACCTCATCGTAAACGCGCGCGATGCCAGCCCGTCGGGCGGCAAGATCAAGATATCGGCGGACGTACACGCGCTGCGTGACGGCGCCGTGGAAGGACTTCCCGCGGGCAGCTACGTCCGCCTTGTCGTGAAGGACCAGGGCTCGGGCATGGACGCGGAGACATTGCGGCGCGCGACCGAACCCTTCTTCACAACGAAGGGCGTCGGCAAGGGGACCGGCCTCGGCCTGCCGATGGTCCATGGGATGACGCGTCAGATCGGCGGGTCGTTCGAACTTCAAAGCCGGCCCGGCGAGGGCGCCAGCGCCATTCTCTGGCTTCCGGTGGACGAAGCGCAGCCTGTGGTGTCGCAGCCCGTCACCGAAGAAGACAGCGTGCCCGCCGCGGAGCGGCGTCTGAAGATCCTCGCGGTCGATGACGACGCGCTTGTTCTTATGAATACCGCGGCGCTCCTCGAAGATCTTGGACATGAAGCCATTGAAGCGGATTCAGCCGCACAGGCACTGGAAATTATTCTGGAACGCGAGGACATCGACCTCGTCATCACGGATCAGGCGATGCCCGACATGACCGGAGTAGAGTTGATTACCTCGATGCAGCCGAAACGGGCGTCCGTTCCCGTCATCATCGCAAGCGGCTATGGGGAGGGCGTGGAAGTTCCCGGACGCGACGTCATCCACTTGAGCAAGCCGTTCAGTCAGAAGCAGCTGGCGAAGGCGATCGACGCTGCGGCCGGCTCGGCGCCGCTGGCGCCCAGGTTCGGTTCGAAACCGAGCGACTAA